The Mauremys reevesii isolate NIE-2019 linkage group 3, ASM1616193v1, whole genome shotgun sequence genomic sequence ttTTAGAGGTGGTATTAGCACTCCATATAGTTAGCAATCAGATTCTATTCCCGAATCTTGCTCCAGTTCAGCATTATCATCTTCACTATCTGAGTCTTCATAAAAGGAAATTGTGGCTTGAACCGGGaagtttttcagaagtgcttcaGCTTCTCGATATAAGTAATCAAAGCACCTTGACTTGGGCCAAAATAGTCTGAAACAAATATACAATGTTGTGTATCTATTATTGTTAGAGATTATCCTTTGTGTTTCTTGTCTGTCAGCCTCCGGGGACAGGAAAGTCTTCTGTGTTTCTAACAGACACCAACTCTTCCCCACAACCTACACAAGTATCACTTTCTGAGtcagcactagaaaaggtttctCTTTTATCTGAAGATCTGATAGgtattttgaaatttaaaatttgTCAAAAATACAGATCCAATAGAAGCCTCAAATATACTACCGTACAAAATGTAGCATCAAAAACTAACCTGAATCCTGAGATCCACTTCCGTAACTCAGCCTCCATGCTACCTAATTAACTGAAGTTCTGCAATGTGATCCAAAGGAATTATGTGGATTGCTTTGTTACTAAGGGCTATATTCTCCTCTTACACCAGTGAGAATCAGCATCAACTTTACTGAAATTACTGGTGTTACAAAAGGTGTAAATCTGTTgtaagaagagaatcaggcccatggatTTTACCATATAACTCAATAGTTTtaatctaaaagaaaaaaattactaGGTCTGATTTTCCTCTCATACCAGGTTTACACTTGTGTGACTTCACCAACTACAGAGATCCCGATTTACATCAGAGTATATCACATGTGTTTGCAAAGATGAAGAAAAAGGGAATCATATAATTTAAATATCAGTTGAGAGCTATATTGGTTTGCTTTGTATATGGTATATTATTTACGGTGCATTATTATGCATGTACAGTATGTGGACTGtttaatttttgaaaatataACAAAGTTTATAAACATTTACAATAAAACAGAGTTGAAAGAAAGCATTCAGAGCAAGAGTAATTTCTCAGGATGAAACTAAAACCTATATTTTCTTCCCACTTGTGGACTACATGCAACTCATATCTGGTACGTCTAGTTTTTCAAACTGATCTCCCATATTGTGCCCACAGATTATAAACACCTATGATAACAATTAGACTTTTTTCTACCTTATTGGCAGGGACATCCAACTAATATGATTTACACTATCAACTAATCATAACAAATTGTAAGCAAAAATGGGAGGTGAATTTAAAAGGCAAACAAAATGAGACAAGTTTCGAAAGATAAATGGACACTAACCACTTTGTCACCAGCACCATTTAATATATTTCCCTGTGCAATGATTCATAACACTGGTTACATATCATCCATAAACAGCAAAAAATTAAAGATATAAGAggaggtttatttatttattcaaaaaTACTTTCTAAGTCAGTTGTAAATAAATTATACTAGGCTACATCTTGCTTCTGAACATCGTATTTTTATCACTCAAATAGTATCACATTTCCTGTTCACTTTTAGTGTGTAAAGCCACAATCCTGCAGAGAGACTGACACATGCTTgcatgcaagtagtcccactgaggtcaatataATTACTCAAGTGTgtacagaatcagggcctaagtttGTGAGCACTTTGTGTCCTACCTAAAATATTAATTTGTGCAATTTCATGCCACCTTCCTAAATCACCTGGATACCATAATGACTAGCTCTCATTACATGCAACAGATCGATCCCCTACAGCTTCAGCTATAGTAATCTTCTTTACTTCCTGACCTGAGCTGTTAGTGGTGTGTGCTATCAAACAGCTGTCAAGTTCCACCTTGGGGATGGGTGAGGAGAGTTCTGTTTGAAAAGTGTAAAATGCCTTTGGACCCTCTGGAATAAAAGCAGCTTTATAAATGCAAGATATTATTACTATGATagtttttaacatttattttggtAGGccacaatccagcaaagcacttaagcacctgcACCTGTATACCTTTGCTCAAGATTTTGCTATCTGATGTACGTACATACATCCAGTGTACATATAACCACAAATACATTTGGTGATATGGGTGGAGACTAAAGGCCATAAAATCTGCTTCATAATTATGACAGCTGTAAAACTAATTATCAGGAGGGTTACTAGAGAGCCTGTTATTCCTTGAATCGGAACTTACCTAACTGGATGTGTATATTGGGTAAGTTTTCCTGAGGCTTCTGTCATCCCATATGGACTATACAGCTAGGAATTAAAAAAAGACACAATTTACTCCACAGGTGTTAAATATAACCTGGCAAACTGTACAGGTTAATTTGCTACAGTATTCAATATTCTTGGTTTATTAAACTACACATTGCCATTTAACCTTCGAAATGCCCTTCACTACAGCTGCACAGATTATTTTCCAAACAGACCTTGTTTGGGAGATTGATAGTTTGttgctttggggttttttaatttttttttttaagtcacagACCTGCAGGGTACCCTGAACGTGTCAGATGGAAGAAAACCTGCTTGGTCCTCTCCATCTCTCTGCCAGGACAGTATTATTGGCAGATTTGAGACACTTACCACACTTTGATTTCTTCTCAGCTGTCTCTCTGCATCTCTTTGGGTAGGGATCCAAGGCCTCCAGAATTCCTCAGCCCTGCAGAATCAAGGAAACAGCCTGTTAAATAGAGATGAACACTCACCTAACCCTAGACTGGCTACTCGGTTTCCACAGCGCGATGGGTGGAAGAGGCATGGGGAAACCAGGCTCTGATCACAAGTGCAATTGATCTGCTGGAAGGAAAGCGCCGTGGGTTCGCTGGGCTGGAGGAAGTGGGGATACCCGTGTTGTCCTTTGGAGCATCTCCTGGAGCTAAAC encodes the following:
- the RIPPLY2 gene encoding protein ripply2, whose amino-acid sequence is MESAYICCCPSLQGFSSRRCSKGQHGAEEFWRPWIPTQRDAERQLRRNQSVLYSPYGMTEASGKLTQYTHPVRLFWPKSRCFDYLYREAEALLKNFPVQATISFYEDSDSEDDNAELEQDSGIESDC